In a single window of the Bacteroidota bacterium genome:
- a CDS encoding leucine-rich repeat domain-containing protein, with protein sequence MTEDALQHIAKAKRKKSNWLDLTDCGIADSLPEEVAEMVWLEELNLSQNPLTAAVLEAVSKLPKLRRLALLGCPVVDLTPLSGMTKLRFLDLSDTKVTDLGPLGGMRKLKELRLRNLEIADLSPLITLGNLRFLDLEGSKCQDLSPLAALADLRFLNLEGTNTTDLTLVSEFSTLRYLNLSGAAIADISPIIALSKLKHLDLSHIPATDFSPLSHLKKLTDLWLAGTGVTDLLPLATLSKLETLDISETKVSDLSPLSNLGSLSYLDLTATLVADLTPLKKLKRLDDLLIGLSAVTDLSPMQKQIKKGLEMVVFDCKLENPPQEIAEQGRKAILKYWKENN encoded by the coding sequence ATGACCGAAGACGCACTTCAACACATCGCCAAAGCCAAACGGAAAAAGTCTAACTGGCTCGATCTCACCGACTGCGGCATTGCAGACAGCCTTCCTGAAGAGGTTGCAGAAATGGTTTGGCTTGAGGAATTGAACCTGAGTCAGAACCCCTTGACGGCAGCGGTTTTGGAGGCGGTTTCCAAGTTGCCGAAGCTCCGCCGACTTGCTTTGCTGGGTTGCCCCGTCGTCGATTTGACGCCGCTATCTGGCATGACGAAGCTGCGTTTTTTGGACCTTTCCGATACCAAAGTGACTGATTTGGGACCTTTGGGCGGCATGCGCAAGCTCAAAGAACTACGCCTCCGTAATTTGGAAATCGCAGACCTGAGTCCCCTGATCACATTGGGCAACCTTCGGTTTTTGGATCTTGAAGGCAGCAAATGTCAAGATTTGAGTCCTTTGGCTGCCTTGGCTGATTTGCGATTCCTGAATCTTGAAGGCACAAACACCACCGACCTCACTTTGGTGAGTGAATTCTCCACACTCCGCTACCTTAATTTGAGCGGGGCTGCAATTGCCGATATTTCTCCCATCATTGCGCTTTCCAAGCTCAAGCACCTGGATTTGAGTCATATCCCGGCCACAGATTTCAGCCCGTTGTCGCACTTGAAAAAGTTGACCGATCTTTGGCTTGCCGGTACCGGCGTAACGGATTTGCTTCCACTTGCAACGCTTTCAAAGCTTGAGACGCTTGACATCAGCGAAACGAAAGTAAGTGACCTGTCGCCGCTTTCCAATTTGGGCAGTTTGTCTTATCTCGACCTCACAGCGACTTTGGTCGCAGATTTGACGCCCCTCAAAAAACTGAAGCGCCTCGATGATCTGCTGATCGGGCTTTCTGCGGTCACCGACCTCAGCCCGATGCAAAAGCAAATCAAAAAAGGCCTGGAAATGGTGGTATTCGATTGCAAGCTGGAAAATCCGCCACAAGAAATTGCTGAGCAGGGAAGAAAGGCGATTTTGAAATATTGGAAGGAAAACAACTAA